GGGACCCGGCTGTCCCGCTCGGAGGTCTTCGCGATGGCCACGCGCGTACCGGGGCGCCTGTTCGCCGAGCTCGGCGGCGGCGACGTCATCGGGACGATCACGCCCGGGTCGATGGCATCCCTCGTCCTGTGGGACCGCGACTTCCAGGCTCTGCAGGTGGTCACCGGAAGCGGGGCGCGAACCCGGTGACGAACGCCAAGGGGGGACGGGCCGTGGCCGTGACCATCGCCGACGTCGCGCGGACGGCGGGCGTCTCGGCCTCGACCGCGTCGCGAGCCTTCAACCACCCTCACCGGCTGCGCGCCGAGACCGTCGCGCGGGTCAAGGCCGCGGCCGAGGAGCTGGGCTTCCGGCACAACAGGCACGCCAAGGCGCTGAGCACAGGGCGGTCCTCCGCCCTCGGGCTCATCGTGCCCGACCTGTCCAACCCGTTCTTCCCGCCGCTCGTGCACGCCACGCAGCTCAACGCCGAGGAGCAGGGGTACTCCCTCTACATCCTCAGCAGCGAGCACAACGCCAACCGGGAGCAGCAGCTCGCGCGCCTCGTCAGCCACGACGTCGCCGGGCTCATCCTCGCCTCACCGCGCATGTCCGCGGCCCAGGTGCGCGTCATCGCCCGGGAGGTCCCGACCATCCTGATCAACGCGCAGGTCAAGGGCATCCCCACGGTCCTCGTCTCCGCGGCCGGGGCCATCGCGGACGCGGTCGAGGACGGCGCGGAGAAGGGCATCTCGGGGGTCAGCTACATCGGCAGTGACGAGCGGTGGTGGCCCAACACCGAGCGTGAGGAGAGCGCGAGGGCGGCCGCCGAGCGACACGGGGTGCCCTACCGGCGGCTGAGCCTGTCGGAGCCGACGTACGAGGCGGCGCGCGAGGTCGTGAGAAGCGTGGAGATACGCAGCCACGAGCTCGTCGTCGCCTTCGATGACATCGTCGCCCACGGTGTGCTCGACGGTATGGGGGCCCGTGGCTACCGCCCGCCGCGAGACTTCCGCATCCTCGGCTGCGACGACGCGCTGCCGATCAGCACTAGTCCGGCGCTGTCCACGGTCCACCTCGACACCCGGATGGCGGCACGGATCGCGGTCGACCTGCTCCTCGGCGAGGGTGCGGGCGAGCCGCAGACCGTCGTCGTCAGCGGCTCCTACCGGCCCGGCGCGACCATCTGAACCGGAGGGCGGGGGGACCGGCTGCCTCAGCGCAGCCACGGCACGACGACGAACGTCCCGATGCCGTAGACGAGGACGCCGACCATGCTCGTGACCGCGATGCCGATCGCCGGCCTCCTTGCCCCTCTGGGACACCCCTTGCAGCCCTGCGACACCCTTTGCAGCGTGACATAAGCACGCGAAGGGGTGTCCCAGACGGGGCGGACGGCACCGCGAGCGCGCGTCGCCGCGCCCCGGCGACGGCAGGTCGCGAGGCCGTTCTGGCCTCATGGGCGCGTCGCGGCACCTATCGTCGGCGGCAGACCGGCCAGCCGTCCTCCACAGGAGCCGCACCATGGACCGTCGACTCGCCTCACTCGTCTCCGGTGCCGCCCTGGTCGGCGTGCTCCTCGGCTGCTCGCAGCCGCCGACCGTCCAGGCGGGAACCTCCGGAGCCTGCGAGGCGCCGCACGTCCGGGCCGAACGTCTCGAGGTACGCCCGGATGAGTCGCTCAGGGTGACCGGGACGGCCTTCCTCGACAGCTGCGACGACACCGTCTCGCCGGGCGAGCCCTCGCCGCAGGACGCGCCCCTCGAGGACATCGAGGTGCTGTGGCGTCAGGGCGGGGAGGACGTCGTGCTCGGGACCGTCGACGCGGGCGACGACGGGACGTTCGAGCTGGCGGTCACCGTGCCGGTGGCTGCCGTTCCCGGCGAGGCCGACCTCGGGGCGCGGTTCGTCGGCACGATGTACGCCGACGGGTACGTCGCGGAGGGCGACACGGTCGAGGTCCTGGGGGAGTGACCTCGACCGGGCCCGTGCGGCGGGGCCGGTGCCGTCAGTCGGTCGGCGGGGCGACGTCGACCTGCGCCGGGACCTGGTCCTGACGCAGCAGACCGACGGGGCAGGTGTAGCCGTTCGGGCCGTGGTTGCAGTACCCGCCGGGGTTCTTGTGCAGGTACTGCTGGTGGTAGTCCTCGGCGTAGTAGAACGTGCCCGCGGGGGCCAGCTCGGTGGTGATGGGCCCGTGCCCGGCGTCGGCCAGCACCCGGCCGAAGGCCTCCTGGGTGGCCTCGGCGGCGCGCTGCTGCCCGGGGGTGGTCCAGTAGATCGCCGAGCGGTACTGGGTGCCGACGTCGTTGCCCTGGCGGTTGGGCGTCGTCGGGTCGTGGTTCTCCCAGAACGCCTTGAGCAGCCGCTCGGGGTCGGTGCGGGCGGGGTCGTAGGCGACGAGCACGGCCTCGGTGTGCCCGGTGCGCCCGGTGCACACCTCCTCGTACGTCGGGTTCGGGGTGAACCCGCCGAGGTAGCCGGCAGCCGTGCTCACGACGCCGTCGAGCCGCCAGAAGATGCGCTCGGCGCCCCAGAAGCAGCCCATCGCGACGTAGAGGACCTCGGTGCCCTCCGGCCACGGGCCGCGCAGCGGCGTGCCGAGCACCTCGTGCCGATCGGGCACGGTGAAGGGGGTCGGGCGGCCGGGCAGGGCCTCGGCGGCGGTGACCATGCGCGGGGTCGGTCGGGAGAAGAACACGGACGCCACCTCCGGTGAGAAGTAAGGCGCCGACTGCCGCGGGGGGACGGCAGCCGGCGCTGCCCATTAGAACACCACAGCAACCTGAGTGTTTCCTGAGTCGCGCCGGCCAGGTCCCTGGGGTGCCGGTGGTGTCCGAGCGTTCCCCTAGGCTGTGGTTCGGCTCTCACACCACACCGATTGCGGGGACCATGACCGAGAACAGGCCCGGGTGGCTCGCCCGGCTGACGCCGGAGCGACGCGCGGAGCCCTTGGACCTCCCGCAGGCACCGACGGCGCCCGTCCGTCCGGCCCGCGCGACCGAGGAACCCGCCCAGTACGCGGTGCCCTACCCGGTCCGCGCCGCCGCCGCGTGGGCGTGGCGGTTCCTCGCTATCGCCGCGGCAGTCGCGCTCGTCGGCTACGTCGTCGTCGTGTTCAAGACCGTCGTCGTCGCCTTCGTCATCGCGATCCTCCTCGCCGTCCTCCTCGACCCGGTCTCGGCCTGGCTCCGCAAGCGCCTCCGCTTCCCGCGCACGCTCGCCGCGATCGTGACCCTCCTCGGCGTCGTCGCGGTCGTCTCCGGCCTGCTCACCCTCGCCGGCCGCTCCATCATCAACGGCTTCACCGACCTCGCCGACCAGGCGGTCCGCGGCTTCGACGAGCTCCTCGCCTGGGTGTCCGACGGACCGCTCGGCATCGACCAGGACCAGCTCCAGGCCTACATCGATGAGGCGCTCGCGCAGGTCGAGACGAACGCGGGGGCGCTCGCGTCCGGCGCGCTCGCGGCGACGACCACCCTCACCGAGATCGTCGCCGGGGTGCTCATCTCGATCTTCTGCCTGTTCTTCTTCCTCAAGGAGGGGCGCCGGATCTGGCAGTGGTTCGTGCGCCTCATGCCGGTCCGCGCCCGCAGCCGGGCCAACGAGGCCGGCATCCGCGGCTGGATCACGCTCGGCGGCTACGCCCGCACCCAGATCCTCGTCGCCTTCGTCGACTCCCTCGGCAT
Above is a genomic segment from Georgenia wutianyii containing:
- a CDS encoding LacI family DNA-binding transcriptional regulator, translated to MAVTIADVARTAGVSASTASRAFNHPHRLRAETVARVKAAAEELGFRHNRHAKALSTGRSSALGLIVPDLSNPFFPPLVHATQLNAEEQGYSLYILSSEHNANREQQLARLVSHDVAGLILASPRMSAAQVRVIAREVPTILINAQVKGIPTVLVSAAGAIADAVEDGAEKGISGVSYIGSDERWWPNTEREESARAAAERHGVPYRRLSLSEPTYEAAREVVRSVEIRSHELVVAFDDIVAHGVLDGMGARGYRPPRDFRILGCDDALPISTSPALSTVHLDTRMAARIAVDLLLGEGAGEPQTVVVSGSYRPGATI
- a CDS encoding AI-2E family transporter translates to MTENRPGWLARLTPERRAEPLDLPQAPTAPVRPARATEEPAQYAVPYPVRAAAAWAWRFLAIAAAVALVGYVVVVFKTVVVAFVIAILLAVLLDPVSAWLRKRLRFPRTLAAIVTLLGVVAVVSGLLTLAGRSIINGFTDLADQAVRGFDELLAWVSDGPLGIDQDQLQAYIDEALAQVETNAGALASGALAATTTLTEIVAGVLISIFCLFFFLKEGRRIWQWFVRLMPVRARSRANEAGIRGWITLGGYARTQILVAFVDSLGIGLGAWILGLPLVLPLTILVFLGAFIPIVGALISGSVAVLVALVDQDVRTAVIMFVIVLAVQQFEGNVLQPWLMGNAVSLHPVAVLLAVTAGTGVAGVLGALLAVPVAAVVNTVVLYLAGHDKHPRAATDWHRPGGPPGTLFRSIKDSFESSTTEEEEDEEDKAMQTASVTSDEDAPADLPGTPDTPDRPAQP
- the msrA gene encoding peptide-methionine (S)-S-oxide reductase MsrA, whose amino-acid sequence is MVTAAEALPGRPTPFTVPDRHEVLGTPLRGPWPEGTEVLYVAMGCFWGAERIFWRLDGVVSTAAGYLGGFTPNPTYEEVCTGRTGHTEAVLVAYDPARTDPERLLKAFWENHDPTTPNRQGNDVGTQYRSAIYWTTPGQQRAAEATQEAFGRVLADAGHGPITTELAPAGTFYYAEDYHQQYLHKNPGGYCNHGPNGYTCPVGLLRQDQVPAQVDVAPPTD